In Bos indicus x Bos taurus breed Angus x Brahman F1 hybrid chromosome 23, Bos_hybrid_MaternalHap_v2.0, whole genome shotgun sequence, the genomic window CCTGCCAAGCCCAGGCCCTTCTAGACCCCTCACCGGGCTGAGTGCTCCACACCGTGCAGAGGCAGCCAGGCTGGAGATGACAGAAACAACCGCTCTGCTTCCTGCTGCAGATCTGGGGCACAGGGAGGGAGGCCGTGGGGAAGCTGGAACAAAGGCACGAGGTAAGGGAAGAGAGTAAGACACAAAAGAGAAGGTGACGCGACTTGTATTTAAATCAGATATGATAGACGTCCCAGACTAGGACAATCAGGCTGAAACACTATTTTCCAAAGGCTATTCTGTTTTACAGAACAAATGGTCTGCAACTGAATTACCTAGGGTTCTGATTAGTAATACAGATTTTGGATTTCTGAATCTATGGACCTAAGAACTAGTATTTTTCAAAAGCTCCCCCACcaattgtatgtgtgtgtctgtgcgtgtgtgtgtgtgcgcacactcagttgtgttcgaacccatggattgtggcccgccaggctcttttgtccatgggattttccactaaTCATGAGGCACACTGATATTTGAGAATCTCTAGTTTTAGGAAAAGGGGGTCCCAGGCCTAAAGATGAAGAGCCAGGTGTTCAAAGGGTAGCATCTCAGTCACCAAGAGCCCTGGTGCTTGGAGACAGAACAGGACTCCAGGGAGAAAACAGCAGTTTGAAAGAGCAGTTCTCAGAACTAAGGTTTCCCCGGGGCTCCCTGCTCTGTCTTCTTATGGGCTCTGACCCACTGCAGGGCCATTGGGTTGGAGTCTGTCCAGCACCAGTCTAGGCTCGGATGACAAGTATCCAGAGACAGGACAGCCGAGTCAGCTTAGATCCTACTGGGAGGACGATGAAGGAGGTTTTAAGCTCAACAGAGTCAAGGTTAGGGTGAAATGGCACTCACGGTGCTCTCTGGAGCCCCAGGCACATTCAGCAACTCCCAGCGCCCAGTGCATCCCAGCTCTACGGCCCGAAGGGGCAGGTCCAGGGGATCTGGGGGAGGTAGCACTACGGAGGAAATGTCACAGGTCAGGGGTTAAGGGTCACTCGCTGTCTCCTCCGTctttccaccccctccccctcaccGAGTCGCTCCGTCTCCATCATCCTGGAGCCACAGCAGCTGCCGGGCAGCGGGGAAACGTAGGGAGGAGCTGGAACCGGCGGAAGTAGAAGCGACTTCCGGCACACCAGGGCCTGGGGGCGGGGACAAGAGCTACTTAGGGGCTGACCCAAACTGGTCGGAGGCCGGGCGGAAGTGTGTGCGGCGCGGGCCGCCTTGGTTACCGCGTTCTCCGCCCCTCGCTACGTCATCGCTCTGAGCCCGGGATCCGCTGCCCGCGCGGGCGCCGCCCGAGACCGTGGGGCCCCGGTTGCCGCCCCCTCAGGTAAGGCCTTCTCCTCAGCCTTCGCCCCCCTTTTTCCGAGCTCCTTCTGTCTTCTTGCCCCTTTCGTTGCTCTGAGAGCGCTGCGCGCGTTCCACTGCTTCCTCTGCTTTTCGGACCCCGCAATTCCATACTAACTCCAGCGAGATAGGGGGGTCTGGTGCCATCGTCTTGGCGACGGAGCGGGTATTTATCCCTTCCTGGGCCACATGGTGCCCCAAGGCGCTGGTATCCGTGATTCCTGAAGACAGAAGGGAATGCTGGTTGATCCCGACGAGCTGGGGTTTGGACGGCAGCCTGGTTTAAGCAAGGGGTAGGGAGAGGCAAAAGATAGGAGTAGGCAGGCCTGAAGGGGTGGGATCGGGATCAGTGTGGACGGCGTGTGAACTCTGGGCGGTGACAGTGGAGAAAGATGTCTTGGGCCCTGCCCCCGAACCAGGAGCCACCATGTTGGTGATACCCCCCGGACTGAGCGAGGAGGAGGAGGCTCTGCAGAAGAAATTCAACAAACTcaagaaaaaggtgagggagtgTGTGTGGGCATGGCCCAAACTTTCAAAGACTCTACACTGAGAACACCTGGGGTGAGTGtgaggggatggggggtggggattCCTCTAGCTTATACCTGGAGGCCTGTCATCTCTCAGTGTCACTTCAGAGATGGACTCCCCCAAGTGTgtacttgcttttctctctttcctgtgtGGTCTGCCATGGAGTTGTCTTCCTTTCCCATGGCTTTTAGTACCATCTTAAGAACTGGTGATCCCAAGCTTGGTTTTTCCAATGCCGTCTAGTGTCTTACTGATAACAACTGAAGCTGTTGTCTTGTCTGTACTAAACTTGGTCTTCCAAATAGGACTGTCTGCATTCACTTCTTCAATTTGTTTGAGATGAATATctcatctctgtctcctgcaccaTTTGTGTAGCCAAACGTTTGCcaagtcttcatttttcttttaaagtaatttctgttttctttttcctatgtgTTTCCTAGATCAGGTCTTTGCTGATGCTCACTTTGACTGTTATAATGGATTCTCAACAAGTTTCTTTTCTTGGACAGACTTTTTCACTCCTGTTAAAACGGTGCATTGAAAACACTAAACACTGCCCTTCTTTTTTCAAAACACAGTGGTTTCACATTGCCTATAAAAAGCTTTAATCTGACCTTTCTTCCTATAGAACTATTCCTTGGTCCCAAAGCATGCATTCTCAAAACCTTCTTATCTCTGCATCTCTGCCACCctgttttctttgtctaaaaTGCCTTTTCCTCTCAGCCTGCGTTATGTAGATCCTACTCAGGGCCCGGTTTATAACCATCTGCATCAGAAAAATCTTACTTGCTTTCAGCTCCAGTCTGCACAGTCTTGACAGTTCAGTCTGGTCATCTTCTTTCTCAGCCTCTGATGAGCTCAAGAGGAggatctgtgtctctttcttttgCAAATCTCTGTTTCAAAGCATTGGTGTGTTCTTATTAAACATGTAGGGGTGGATGGATGAAGCCCCTAAGAAGGCATGGAGGCTTATACTAAACTGCAATGTATATCCGGGGACCATGGTCTGTGGTTGAGTTCCTTGTTTTCAACTTGAAAAATATGAGACTCTGCAAAGCCTCTGGATATTATGGTTTAGAGAGAGTAGGTATGGCTGGCGTATGTGATCTGAGAGACTATATGTGAGAGGCAAGACAGCTGCAGTGTACCACCCCAGGGGCAccatttgcattattttctctCAGAAAGGTATCCCCGGAGTGATGCACCCAAGGGCCTTGGGAGACCTGGCCAGGGATTGGCCCTCATCAGTCCCTCTCTTCTCACTCTTGTTCCCAGAAAAAGGCATTGCTGGCTCTGAAGAAGCAAAGTAGCAGCAGTACAGCCAGCCAAGGCGGTGTCAAACGCTGTGAGTGACGGGGGAGGCGGGGATAGGCTGGAAGTAAGCACACCGGCTGACCTCTGGCCAACATAATAAACCTCTTTCCCTTGCCACTTCAGCACTGTCAGAGCAGCCTGTGGTGGACACAGCCACGGCAACAGAGCAGGCCAAGCAGCTGGTGAAGTCAGGAGCCATCAGTGCCATCAAGGCTGAGACCAAGAACTCAGGCTTCAAGCGTTCTCGGACCCTAGAGGGGAAGTTAAAGGTGAGCACAGGCAGAAAGATTGTTCAAGGGATCCTTCACGTCAGAGGGCATCCTTCCAAGTTGGAATGAAGGTAGGTGTAGGGGGAAAGTAATGCCAGTTCAGTCATGGACAAGTTGCTGTGCCATTCTGAGCTTCAGgcttcttatctataaaatgaagaaactagATGCCTCCCAGCTTCTCCTCCGTTTTATGTATTCTGTGACTCTCATCCATCATATAATGGATCTGTTGGATTGTGTTCTCTAAGGAGTTGAAAAGGCTGAGAAGATCATCAGGTTTAGGATGTTTTTAGTAAACTAAATGCTTCAAGTGTGTATTAAGTCTTTTATGTAAAATAACACGTAGTCaactgagaaacaaacaaacaaacaaagatagGCCGGGGTAGCCAAGAGGAGGGCGAGTGAAGAGGAGCCCCCCGCCCCCGATAGGCGGCCTCCTGCTCCCCCACTGAGGTAGGTCTCTCCCACCTTCCCAGGACCCTGAGAAGGGGCCGGTCCCCACTTTCCAACCGTTCCAGAGGAGCGTATCTGCTGACGACGACCTGCAGGAGGTAATGGTTTCCAGTTTTCTGTCTCTGAGGAGCAGGCGattgagaaaaatgagaaacccACATATTGGAGGCCATATGCCAGCCACTCAGACTCGTCTTAACTGTTCTTGGTCTCTTTCAGTCGTCCAGACGTCCACAGAGGAAATCTTTGTATGAGAGGTTAGAGAAAGATCGGGGTCCCAGTTGGTGGGGTTTGGGGGGCACGAGAGGCTTGCCCGGGTCCTTAGGAGGTTTGGAACTGAAGTGGGAAGAGCTGGGGCTGCAGAGGGGGTGTTGAGTCTGCAAGGGATCCAGGAAGATGAGGTATAAGCCCCCTTTGATCCTCATTGTCTGCTGCTCGCCAGCTTTGTATCTTCCAGTGATCGGCTTCGGGAACTGGGGCCAGATGGGGAAGAGGCAGAGGGCCCAGGAGCTGGCGATGGCCCCCCTCGAAGCTTCGACTGGGGCTACGAAGAACGTGGTGGTGCCCGTtcctcagcctcccctccccgAAGCCGCAGCCGGGACCGCAGTCGTGAGCGGAACCGAGATAGAGACCGAGATCGGGATCGAGAGCGAGACCGGGAGCGGGACCGAGACCGTGATCGAGACCGGGAGCGGGACCGAGACAGGGACCGAGATCGAGACCGGGACAGGGAGCGCGACCGAGAGGGCCCTTTCCGCAGTGAGtgatcttggctactgtgaagtGACTTCAGATACTGTGTGGGTGCGTCCTACTAAAGGGTACTCTAAAGTGGAGGGTGAGCTAGGCCTATGTCTCATGACTGGATTCCTGTGTTCCATAGGGTCAGACTCGTTCCCTGAACGCCGGGCCCCTCGGAAGGGAAACACTCTGTATGTGTATGGCGAAGACATGACGCCCACCCTCCTCCGTGGGGCCTTCTCTCC contains:
- the NELFE gene encoding negative elongation factor E isoform X2; protein product: MLVIPPGLSEEEEALQKKFNKLKKKKKALLALKKQSSSSTASQGGVKRSLSEQPVVDTATATEQAKQLVKSGAISAIKAETKNSGFKRSRTLEGKLKDPEKGPVPTFQPFQRSVSADDDLQESSRRPQRKSLYESFVSSSDRLRELGPDGEEAEGPGAGDGPPRSFDWGYEERGGARSSASPPRSRSRDRSRERNRDRDRDRDRERDRERDRDRDRDRERDRDRDRDRDRDRERDREGPFRRSDSFPERRAPRKGNTLYVYGEDMTPTLLRGAFSPFGNIIDLSMDPPRNCAFVTYEKMESADQAVAELNGTQVESVQLKVSIARKQPMLDAATGKSVWGSLAVQNSPKGCHRDKRTQIVYSDDVYKENLVDGF
- the NELFE gene encoding negative elongation factor E isoform X1; protein product: MLVIPPGLSEEEEALQKKFNKLKKKKKALLALKKQSSSSTASQGGVKRSLSEQPVVDTATATEQAKQLVKSGAISAIKAETKNSGFKRSRTLEGKLKDPEKGPVPTFQPFQRSVSADDDLQESSRRPQRKSLYESFVSSSDRLRELGPDGEEAEGPGAGDGPPRSFDWGYEERGGARSSASPPRSRSRDRSRERNRDRDRDRDRERDRERDRDRDRDRERDRDRDRDRDRDRERDREGPFRRSDSFPERRAPRKGNTLYVYGEDMTPTLLRGAFSPFGNIIDLSMDPPRNSTGPKWSLYSSKSALPENSPCWMPPRASLSGAPWLSRIALRAATGTRGLRLSTATMSTRKTLWTASREWSWIPCASSAPTLVSVKH